Below is a window of Deltaproteobacteria bacterium DNA.
CCGGCCGTGACAATGGCCACCTCGCCCGGCTTGGGGGTGATGTCCCGGCAAATGCCCGTCAACGTCCGGCCCAGGGCGTTGTGGCGCGCATGCGGACAGCGCGCGAGCACGTGGGCGGCCGTGTCCGGGGGCACGCGCGTGGCCAGGACATTGGCCTGCCCATGCAGGCGCTCGAAAATATCGCCGACCTGTCCGGGCGTCTTGCCCTCGGCGTAAACCACTTCGGGAAAGCCGTTGCGCCCGGTGCGGACAGTATCGAACTTGGTGTGATCCAGATCCAGATAACCCTTGTCCCTAAGGCGGTCCGCCGCGCCCTCCACATCCAGCTCGCCGCGCCGGACGGCGGCCAGAATCTCCCGCATCAGTGCGTCATTCATGCCCGTCCCTCCGTTTCGGTCTCGAAGCCGG
It encodes the following:
- the larB gene encoding nickel pincer cofactor biosynthesis protein LarB; protein product: MNDALMREILAAVRRGELDVEGAADRLRDKGYLDLDHTKFDTVRTGRNGFPEVVYAEGKTPGQVGDIFERLHGQANVLATRVPPDTAAHVLARCPHARHNALGRTLTGICRDITPKPGEVAIVTAGTSDLPVAEEARETCVMLGARAVVYPDVGVAGIHRLFDKLDDIRRASVVIVVAGMEGALASVVGGLVPQPVIAVPTSVGYGAALSGFSALLSMLNSCASGVTVVNIDNGFGAACAACRILGQA